The window tacaTGGCCTCTTAAATAGTTAATGTTGCTCATAAAGAGCTAGCCAACCTCTAGTACTAACACAAGTTTGTATATTAATTTGTGACCTGTAGCCCCTCACCTTAcacaattaatattaaaaaataaatacatacaaatttttataataactttaatatattgattttaacttttctatgaaaaaattattgtttttgtcaCAATTAGAATCACACATAGAAAGCTGATGAGATTGAAAGGAGTTCTTAGTATATACAAGAAACTCTCTTCACAATTATAATAGAATTCCACATCGGAAAATGATGAGAGTGGGAAAATTTCTTagtctataaaagaaactcttccCATTTGGTTTATTGCATCCAATACttatatctcttcttccttattaattgatagccttagtacTCGGAGACGTAgacaacattttggccgaactccgttatcaaattttgttagtgtCAGTTTTTTTCCAATAAGTGGTATCAGAaccgaaggttcgtccttggcatggcaactgagtcttcaaaaggggcatcaactccttcgtcatgcTGGACGAGGACCTCGATGTCGAATTTAAAGTTTGCGGTAGAAATATTcgatggaactgggcatttcggcCTGTGacaaggtgaggttctagattgtcttttttcagcagggtctagatattgctattgaggtcggaaagcaATATGGTATATAAGAAAAAgaatggagtatcatgaatcgattGACATGCAAAAGAATTCAATCGTGCTTGTCTAGAGAGTAGAAGTATGCAGTGAAAAACGAAACTTCTGCACATAAACTATGGAAAACATTGGAAgacaaaattatgaaaaatagtgGTCaaaataagctccttatgaagaaacGGTTGTTCCGCTTTGATTACCAATCAAGTACTACCATGAATGAACATATCACCAAGTTTAATAATTAGTAGTAGATCTATTAAATCTTgatataaaatttgaagatcAAGTTTTGACATTGATGTTGTTATCATCTCTTCCTGATGAATATGAACatttagaaacaacgttactttgGTAagggaaatatatattttgatgctgtaagttctaTTTTATATAGTCACGAATTGAGAAAGtaagacaaaagaaaaaacaaaataactacAACAGATTAAGCATTGGTGGTCAAGGGCCGTCAgcaaaacaaatcaaaaggaGGAGGAAGATCCAAAAGAAGAGTtgtcaaagatgaatgtgctttctttCGTGATAAAGGATATTAAAAGATTAACTgtccaaagttgaagaagaaagagaaagattctgaagatgcaaATGTTGTAGATAATAGAAATGATgcatatttagaatttttctttgacgatgtcacacacaacatcacatcctaaCGCGTGGATATTGAactcagcctgcacttatcatatgacaccagttcgagaatggttctttgactttaaagAACTAGACGGTGGAGTTATTTAtatgggagatgctaatacatgtaaaataaaagtgataggttcaatcaagctaAGAAATAATGatggatccaccagaattaacAGAGAttttcggtacataccgaatattgaaaaagaatctcatttctttgggggcccTAGAGTCAAAAGGACTAcatatgaaaattgaaaatggaattcttaaggtaatccctggagcgctagtgatgttgaacgCCATTAGAAAAGTAATAATATGTATTACTATCAAAGTAGTATAGTTAATGGGATATTAGTTGTATAAACTTCTGGGAGCAGTAAAGAATTAGAGACAACAAagctatggcatatgcgattagAACATGCttgtgagaaatctatgcaaactcttgtcaagcaaggattgcTAAAAGGTAAAAAAGTTTGTAAGTCaaatttttgtgaacattgtgttTTAGGAAAACAAAAgagagtaaaatttggcactgctcTTCTTAACACCAAAGTTGttttggactatgtgcactTAGATGTCTAaggacctgccaagactccaTCTCTTGGAGGTAAACATTATTTTGCTACTTTTGTTGATGATTTATTCGgaagagtatgggtgtttactatgaagaataaaggtgaagtgtttgagatttttcttaaatggaaaactcaagttgaagacgggacatgaagaaagatcaaaattctccAAACTGATAACgatggagaatacaagaattaTCAATTCTaaaagttatgccaagagtgtggcatagttcgacacttcgtAGTCAGAAAAAACCACAGTAGAATGGAGTATTAGAACGTATGAACAAATAAAGAAAGTTGAAGACGGGACatgaagaaagatcaaaattctctAGACTGATAATgatggagaatacaagaattaTTCATTCTaaaagttatgccaagagtgtggcatagttcgacacttcgtAGTCAGAAAAATCCACAGTAGAATGGAGTATTAGAACGTATGAACAGAACATTAGTGGAGAAAGTTCGTTGTATGTTATCTAATGCTAGGTTAGACAGAAAATTTTGGGCAGAAattgtgtcatacgctcaacatttggtaaatcgtcTACCATCATCTGTACTTGAttgcaagactccattagaggtatgctCTAGAAACTGtaactgattatgattctttgcatatttttggttatacgacatattatcatgtagttgaatcaaagttagatccataaggaaaaaaaactctttttatgggatttattACTAGAGTTAAAGGATATTGTCTCTAGtatttggatgcaaagaaaaccattattagtagagatgttacttttgacgattattcaatattgaataaggtaacactagacaagattgattgtactccgtAACATGTGGAGTTTGAGTAGATAAAGATAAGTCCAACTATAAGTGACTCTCTAACGACAAACAAAGAGtcaaatgaggaagaggttctaacccaagaaccttcacaacaacgtgaatcaattgctgTGAATAGaccaagacgagttattcaaaacCAGGTCGATTTGTTGACATGGTGGCCTATGCatttctagtcgtagatgatgtttcatccactttttctgatgtcagtcgaagtactaaaaatggaaaaaaaagtgttatggaagatgagatgcaatatCTTCAGAaaaatgagacatgcaagttgacaCATCTATCAAAAGGGAAGAAGGTTATTagttgtaaatggatctttgctaagaaaaaatgatttcccgaaaaaatttatatatgctACAAGACAAAATCTgtagttaaagactacgctcagaaTGAAGGAATTGATTATAATGATGTACTTTTTCCtcttgttaaacactcttccattagaattttgttgacCTTGGTAGCgtagatgaatttggagctagctcaactaAATGTAAAAACCGTAGTCATACACGatcatttgaacgaggaaatctaTATTTATCAACTAGATGGATTCAAtgttgttgataaaaaaaattggatttgcaagttgaacaaatcattgtacgggttgaagcaatcgtcgagatAATGGTACAAACGACTtaacaagtttatgatggaaaacaagtacacaagaagaaGATTCAATTCATGTATGTATTTGCGCACAGTGTAAGATATGTCTTATATCcatctactcttgtacgttgatgatatgttgatagaaTTAAAGAGTCAATATgaaattgacaaattgaaggctcaattgaaTACAAAGTTTGAGATAAAAGACGTGGAATAACCAAATCTAAGCATTGTTTAAATTTGGTAAAcatcttccgcgtttgagttggtactgaagagcgccaattggaaatacttaaaaactattttttaataatgaagatTTGTATTGATATTGTGCcaatgtggagatttgttgtttttggcacaattagaatccctaatcggaagatgatgggagtgaaaaaatttcttagtatataaaaaaaattatcttcacaattagaataaaatcccacatcgaaagatgatgggagtgggggaagtttcttagtctataaaataaactcttcccactttggtttattgcacccactACTTGTATATCtttttccttattaattgatagcttAGTGTTTGGATACGTATGCAATATTTTGGCtaaactccgttatcaaattctgttagtatattttttttgtttatatcttcttttattccgtcaattttttatcaacaaaaatatcttaaaaactAGACCTTAACACTCCAAATGCTCCTTCAATTTTTactataaattttgtaatatatcgttaaaaaagttataattaagAGTTCTTCAACCTAAGTTTATGTGTTTTCTTAGCATGTTTCTCGCTTGACCTCCTCGGGACCATGACTTCACATGTTGAGCGATACCAAAAACAAAAAGAACACTTAAAAAGAACATACCACATtagataaatgtttttaaaatctCAAGTTAACCTTAAATTATACGGGTTTGTGAACTTgatttaagtaaactcttaaattagTGAAactcttaatattttaattttgtgataataaaattttacggttttatgagtttataaataatttcgatattatgattttatatgattttacgcgaatataaatgaatttatatttataatatttatttattcatataaatgagttaatataattaatattgtaaatataactcttttttcAAGTGTCAtcacttattaatatttttttaatttattttatatatgtttttgttttaaatacttaattatataataattaaataataataatatataactaatattattttaaaatataagttcttTCTaacgattttaaataaattttttattttaaccttaTTGAAAAATCACTAATATTAAATggtatatatgttattataaatTGGTGTGCTAAACTTttgttcaaaaatcaattataatacaCAGAAATTGATATGAATTGGTTAAACATatctaaaataatatgaaaaatagtCATTTTCCCATGTATggcttaataataatattagttgaGAAGATATTTTCAGATTTTCTTAAAGGCTAACCGTGATTTTCCAACCTGTTAGAAGGAGTATAACAAACAAGTCATATTGAGGATGGCTTTTTAATGCTAAAATTTATTATGACAAGGACATGTAACTACACAAATTTACAAATGAAGTTCAAATGAACGAATTcaaatttatacttaaaaaagtcaaaaacattaatcaagcttttatctttttattattttatttaatgttcattatgaaaaataaaattcgaaacTAAGTTTGACAtcatagaaaatgaaaaatgaaaatagtTCTAAGagattaattaacataaaagtTCTTAAAAAAGACAATGAACTCAATATTTCcaccaaattaattaatgataagaAAACTCTAAATATGTCTAATGAGTATACCTTGTTTTCAAAACTCTTCTTTCTTTCAAATCAAGTGCactagaaataattatttttggttgtgGGACAAGTTTCTATACCTacaataaatttcaaaatgatcCATTTATTGATCTATTATTATAAGATTGtgatttttgttaataaaaaaaattatcattgcAAAATGGGAATGGTGCTTAATTGTCTTTCATTGACCATTTCCAATATGGTTGGGAAAAACTCATCTACATAAAGGACACCTATCATTTACTCTCTACATAAAGAacaccaaacaaacaaaacaaatcttGATAAAGAATGGCAATGGCACCGTTGATGATGCTGGTTTTCCTTGGGGTTTCTTCTTATTCAGTCAAGATTGCAGTGGCGCAAGCATTTCCATCATGTGCACAGAGCCTTGTGCCTTGTGGTGCTTACATGAATGTTACATCTCCGCCACCGTCTTGCTGCGATGTGCTCAAAGAAACCATCGAGAAAGAATTCGCTTGTCTATGCAAACTCTACACTGCACCTAATTTCTTCTCGAGTCTCAACATCAACAAGACTCAGGCCCTTACTCTTCCCACCCGCTGCAATATCTCCGGTGGATCATGCTTGAATGGTACAAAAATTCGCGAAGATTGTTTATTCATTGTTTTTACTCATCTTAGATATCACATTAACTTCTAATCTTTTAGAAGATATCAAGTTCATTTAAAAACACTTTTTGAAGCTGAATTTAAGTTTGAACAAgaaaatatgaacaaatttatgaatatatctCTTAAGATTCagaatatatatttgacaaaaaaagATGTTATGTCTAATTAAACTTGTCTATTTTTTCAAGTTCAAAACCAACTCTAGttccaaaaaaatgttttcaaataagaaGTTTAGAATCTAGTTGATCCATTCTAGCATCTTTGAACTAATTTTTTTGGTCCTCTAATTTGATTGTATTTTGCAGATACTGCTCCAAGTTCTCAGCCAACACAAGGTAAATAAtctatgatatttttaataatatgatatttgatTGCTTGGATCTCATGCATGCTATCTATCATCtaagaaataagaaaaactcataattattctcaaattattaGGTAATAATTACATTTTTAGTTATAACACGATGTCACCACTTAAACTTAAAGCATTATTAGGGAATTGAACtcttaacttttattttattaggcaTAATTCTTGACATTTGAGCTACCTTAACAGTGAAGTTAAGATTTGTAATGTATCACGTTTCTAAGTTAGGGAGATTATTGTATTCccaaatagaaaatataaaaaattaaaacacgaTTTTCTTAAGTGGGATATCCAATACCTAACAAATTGTAATGATGGAACAAAGGGTCACGAGGGTCGGATCTTAAGTATGGTTTGCATTTTCTTGATGTGTATATCAATTTTCTCTGCATAAATGATGAAAAATTGTTTACTAAATAATGTTAATCAATCTCTTATTTACTAAGTGATGTAAAAAATATTGCTTGGGCAGTAACACCAGGAAACAATGGCCACTCTATTGGAGCAGTTTCATGGACATCAATATGCACTATTCTATTATTTTGGGTGTCTTTAATGTTCCATGATTAGGGTTCTTTTAGTCTCTCCTAGAAATGTTAATTCTCTACAACTTTGGATCAAATAAATCTTATGGGATTTCACTTAGTTAATCTGAGGCAGCTTTTTGAACATTAATCGTTGTTTGTCTTCTTCGGTTCTTACCACTTCATTGTATTAACTTGTGTTATTTGAAATTGGTTGAAATTTGAGTGCATTGATTATTGAGTAGAGTTGATTTCCTTGctatattaacaatttattgTATGCCTCAACATTTTTTGCACTTGTATTTATTCTCACAGTATTGTCAATAAATACGTTGGGTCAGAATTTCTTGTgaatgatatataaaatattattctcttAAATTTAGAAGTCATGAACTTGGGAATATGAATGAAGTTAGGGTTTTGAAAGGTTAAAGGATATGAAGATATGAATGACTCTGTTATGGTTCATGAACTGTGATGCATGATTGAGAGAACTAGCTAATATTTAATTGTAACTTGGCATCCAATTTGAATGCCCAGCTTGTGTGTAATGTCTAACCTCAATTGTTttggtattttcaaaatttgtcttttttgagatttaaaaaaaatatgattatattaattattaaattattaattaaatattaaatattatttattttattttaattaaattaaaagttttaatataaaaatattttaagaattcaTCTTAAACATAAAagacttaaataatattaatatatatatattattaaataaataatactttagtattttaattaatagattatGTAATGTGTGATAAATAAGagttaaaatgatatttaattagattgtgaatatttaaatatttcttttttcatcaaacaacattcttttaaataaaactcaTATAAAACAAGATCtaaaagtataatttatataatgtttgtaatttttttaagttactttttttatataataatgtttgttaGGTTAGGTTATGTATTGGAACATCAAAGAAGCATTTTGAGTTCGATTTACATTTAAAAACATTCATgagtttgtaaaaattattttaaactaaaa is drawn from Impatiens glandulifera chromosome 3, dImpGla2.1, whole genome shotgun sequence and contains these coding sequences:
- the LOC124930445 gene encoding non-specific lipid transfer protein GPI-anchored 7-like — protein: MAMAPLMMLVFLGVSSYSVKIAVAQAFPSCAQSLVPCGAYMNVTSPPPSCCDVLKETIEKEFACLCKLYTAPNFFSSLNINKTQALTLPTRCNISGGSCLNGTKIREDCLFIVFTHLRYHINF